GCTGAGCGCCGAAACGCTTGAACGGCTCGGGGTAGAGGAGCGCCATGGTCGTGCCACGGATGCACCCGGTGACAGTGGCGCCGGCGATGGCGCGACGACACCACATCCTTAAGGCAGCTTATCCGTTGATGGAAGGCTCAGTGCGCTGCGTACGACCACTCGCGAGCCGCCCGCCTGGGGCGTTTCAAGTGCCTGGCGGGCGAGGGCGACGGTACGATAGGCAATCTCGTCGATGTCATGACGCAGACAGGGTATCGGCAGGCCGAAGATATCGGCGTGCTGCACCTCATCGATGCTGAACAGCAGGATATCCCGCAGTGGTTGCAGGCCGGCTTCGACACAGGCCTTGATGATGCCCAGTGTGATCTGATTGTTGAGCCCGATGACGCCTCCCGGTGGCGGCCCCTCCTGCAGCCGTTCCCGCATACGCTGGTAGGCGAGTGCCATGTTGAAGTCGGCGTAACGCACTTCCAGCGGTATCTCGCCCAGTGCTTCACGGATGCCGGACGTTCGTCCGATGGAGACTCGCGAGCCGGGTAGTCCTGAAATGGCCAGTACGCTGCTCGGCTGCTGGCTTGCCATCCACGCCCCCGCCTTGTAACCGCAGTCGAGATTGTCGATGTAGACCCCGGCGTAGGGCGCCGTATCGATCTCGCGGTCGACCAGGATCAATGGAATGTCCGCATCTGCAAGTGCCTGCCGCCACTTCGGCTGGTAATTGGAGTTGGACGAGATGACCGAAACGATCACCGCCGAAACCTCCATCTGTATCAGGCGCTCGATGGCCGTCATTTCCTGCTGTTCGGACTCATAGGAGTCGAACATGACGACTTCGAAGTTGTGCTGCTGGCCAATCAGAGTGATGGCACGCGTCAGCCCGCTGAAGAAGGGGTTGCTCATGTTGGGGTTGACGACCCCGAGCGTGGCTTGCCGCGACTGTCCCGAGCCTCTTTTCTGAGAACGCTGCGGGCGATAGCCCAGTTTGTCCGCTGTTGTCAGCACATGTTCGAGCGTATCGGGATGGACACGCTCGGGTGCCGAGAAAGCGCGTGAGACGGTAATGCGGCTGACGCCGGCAGCGCTGGCGACATCCTCGAGCCGGGCGCGGGAACGGGTAGACATGGTGATCGAAGCCACCTCTGATGCGAAAACCGGGACGATACGCCATCGCCACTGGCTATCGATGATGCAGGTACATCGATCGTTTCATTGGCGTATCACTGAAGTAACAGCGTAATTGACGCGCCTGTCTCAGGGCAGCGCTCCAATGTGCTCCTTTGGTCGCCTGGACTTAAGTTGAGAGGCATGTAGTTCCACTTTCCATAGTGTGTAACCCACTGAGGTTACGAGGATTTGGAAGTCCATATGGTCTCGACTTGTTTTCCATGAGCGAACCATGAACGGGGATGATACGAAATGATAAAAGCATCCATCGTTTGCAGGGCGCACCATTTCTCGGGCACGGATCGGGGACTGCTCCAGGGCGGCGCCCGGTGAAAAGAATATCAGGGGCGCTCGGGCGCCGGATAATCAGGAGAAGCGGATCATGAGATGGGGAGCTGTCATCGTCGGGGCAGGCATCGCGGGGCTGGGCGTAGCCACTACAGCCAGCGCGGCGACCACCATTACCGTAGCCACCGTCAACAATCCCGATATGGTGACCATGCAGAAAATGACGGATGAGTTCACCAGGGCTCATCCGGATGTCAAGGTCAACTACGTCACCCTGCCGGAGAACGAGCTACGGCAAAAGATTACCACCGATATTGCCAGCGGTGGCGGTCAGTATGACGTGATTACGGTCAGCAACTACGAGACACCGATCTGGGCCAAAAACGGCTGGCTCAAGCCGATGGACAACCTGCCTGACGATTACCAGGTCGATGATCTGCTGCCGACGGTGCGGCAGGGGCTCTCGTATGACGGCACGCTCTATGCGCTGCCGTTCTATGCCGAATCCTCGATGACCTACTACCGCAAGGATCTGTTCAAAAAGGCCGGCATCGAAATGCCTGACCGGCCGACCTGGGACCAGATGAAGGCGTTTGCCCAGAAGCTCCATGATCCCTCCAACGGTGTTTATGGCATCTGTCTGCGTGGTCTGCCGGGCTGGGGTCAGAACATGGCCTTCTTCGACACCATGGTGAACAGCTATGGCGGACGCTGGTTCGATATGGAGTGGAAGCCGCAGCTGACCTCCGAGGCATGGCACAAGGCGGCCAGCGATTACAAGATGCTGATGAACAAGTACGGCCCGCCCGGGGTGACCTCCAACGGGTTCACCGAATCCGAGACGCTGTTCGCCAATGGCCAGTGTGGCATGTGGGTGGATTCCACGGTGGCTGCCGGTTATGTCTCCGATCCTGACAACTCGAAGGTGGCTGACAGCGTCGGATTTGCCCAGGCGCCTTATCAGACCACCAAAAATGGTGCCAACTGGCTCTATTCATGGGCACTGGCCGTGCCGAAGTCAGCGCCGCACAGCGAAGCAGCACAGGCCTTCGTCGACTGGGCAACCTCGAAGCAGTATATCCAGAGCGTTGCCGAGAAGAAGGATTGGCTGGCAGTGCCGCCAGGAACGCGTCAGTCCACCTATGACAGTGAGGGCTATAAGCAGGCTGCCCCCTTCTCTTCGCTGGTGCTGACTGCGATCAAGAGTGCGGATCCCGAGCATCCCACGGCGGAGCCGGTGCCCTATACCGGTATCCAGTTCATCAGCATCCCGCAGTTCCAGGCGATTGGCACCCGGGTAGGTCAGATCATGGCCGGTATCCTGGCGGGCCAGACCAGTGTTGACCAGGGGCTGAACCAGGCGCAGCAGTTTACTGCGCGGCTGATGAAGCAGTCCGGCTACGACAAGTAAGCAGCAGGCGTGCGTGGCGCGCGGGAGAGCCCGCGCGCCGGTGAGAGATGACCGGATGTGGCCATGGGCCCATCCGGATTTGTGCAAAGAGGCCTCGTCATGACGAGCGAAGTGACGGCAAAGGGCACCGGAACGGCTGGGAGCGCGTCAGGACAGGGCGCGAGTCGCCGGCACCGGGCACCGGTCAAGCGGTTGATGGCGCCGGCAGTGATCTTCCTGCTGGTGTGGATGATCGTGCCACTGGGCATGACCATCTACTACTCGTTCCAGAACTACAATCTGATGATGCCGATGATGCGAGGCTTCGCCGGCATCGGCAATTACGCCATCCTGCTGACCGACGCCACCTTCTGGGATGCGCTGGGCAATACCCTGGTACTGGTGGTGGCCTGTCTGGCCGTGACGGTAGGGCTGGGTCTGCTGCTGGCGCTACTGTTCAATGCGACTTTCATCGGTCGTGGTGTGGCGCGCACACTGGCGATTTCACCATTCTTCGTGATGCCCGTGGTAACCGGGCTGATCTGGAAGAATATGCTGTTTCATCCGGTTTACGGGCTGATCTCCTGGGCGATGCGCTCGCTGGGGTTCGAGCCGGTCGATTGGCTGGCGCACCACCCCATGCTGTCGATCATCATCATGATCTCGTGGGAATGGACACCCTTTGCACTGTTGATCCTGTTAACCGGTCTGCAGTCGCTGCCGGAGGATCAGATCGAGGCGGTACGCCTTGATGGCGCCAACAAGTGGCAGGAGTTTCGCCACATCGTGATTCCGCACCTCGGCCAGGTGCTGTATGTCGTGGTCATGCTGGAGAGCATCTTCTTTCTGACCTCGTTTGCCGAGATTTATGCCACGACCAGCGGTGGCCCCGGCACAGCGACCACCAACCTGCCGTACTACATCTATCTCAACGCCTTCTTCCAGTACGACATCGGATTGTCGTCGGCGGCAGCCATCGGCGCAGTGATTCTGGCCAACATCTTCGCCATCTTCCTGATCCGTTTCGTGGCCGGCAATCTCAATGCGGGGAGTGCACGATGAACGCACAACGCTCCAACATCGGTCTGACGGTG
This DNA window, taken from Kushneria phosphatilytica, encodes the following:
- a CDS encoding ABC transporter substrate-binding protein → MRWGAVIVGAGIAGLGVATTASAATTITVATVNNPDMVTMQKMTDEFTRAHPDVKVNYVTLPENELRQKITTDIASGGGQYDVITVSNYETPIWAKNGWLKPMDNLPDDYQVDDLLPTVRQGLSYDGTLYALPFYAESSMTYYRKDLFKKAGIEMPDRPTWDQMKAFAQKLHDPSNGVYGICLRGLPGWGQNMAFFDTMVNSYGGRWFDMEWKPQLTSEAWHKAASDYKMLMNKYGPPGVTSNGFTESETLFANGQCGMWVDSTVAAGYVSDPDNSKVADSVGFAQAPYQTTKNGANWLYSWALAVPKSAPHSEAAQAFVDWATSKQYIQSVAEKKDWLAVPPGTRQSTYDSEGYKQAAPFSSLVLTAIKSADPEHPTAEPVPYTGIQFISIPQFQAIGTRVGQIMAGILAGQTSVDQGLNQAQQFTARLMKQSGYDK
- a CDS encoding carbohydrate ABC transporter permease encodes the protein MAPAVIFLLVWMIVPLGMTIYYSFQNYNLMMPMMRGFAGIGNYAILLTDATFWDALGNTLVLVVACLAVTVGLGLLLALLFNATFIGRGVARTLAISPFFVMPVVTGLIWKNMLFHPVYGLISWAMRSLGFEPVDWLAHHPMLSIIIMISWEWTPFALLILLTGLQSLPEDQIEAVRLDGANKWQEFRHIVIPHLGQVLYVVVMLESIFFLTSFAEIYATTSGGPGTATTNLPYYIYLNAFFQYDIGLSSAAAIGAVILANIFAIFLIRFVAGNLNAGSAR
- a CDS encoding LacI family DNA-binding transcriptional regulator produces the protein MSTRSRARLEDVASAAGVSRITVSRAFSAPERVHPDTLEHVLTTADKLGYRPQRSQKRGSGQSRQATLGVVNPNMSNPFFSGLTRAITLIGQQHNFEVVMFDSYESEQQEMTAIERLIQMEVSAVIVSVISSNSNYQPKWRQALADADIPLILVDREIDTAPYAGVYIDNLDCGYKAGAWMASQQPSSVLAISGLPGSRVSIGRTSGIREALGEIPLEVRYADFNMALAYQRMRERLQEGPPPGGVIGLNNQITLGIIKACVEAGLQPLRDILLFSIDEVQHADIFGLPIPCLRHDIDEIAYRTVALARQALETPQAGGSRVVVRSALSLPSTDKLP